Proteins encoded within one genomic window of Amorphoplanes friuliensis DSM 7358:
- a CDS encoding alpha/beta fold hydrolase — MMLSHDVTGDGTPVLLLHSTVCDRRMWDPQVPVLAGAGCQVIRCDFPGFGETPMPTESQNEADDVSELLDRLDVGATAVIAASGGGQVGLEFASRWPARVTSLILLCTAWGGHERGPELRAFGAREDELLEAGDVAAAVELNVETWVGPAADEATRDRVRVMQRHAFEVQLAAVDVPPSIGHETELKAITAPTLLVSGAHDLPDFRQTAAELAGLLPGSQHVELDWAGHLPSLERPDLVNPLLLSFLRDRP; from the coding sequence ATGATGCTTTCCCATGACGTGACCGGAGACGGCACGCCCGTACTCCTGCTGCATTCGACCGTCTGCGACCGCCGGATGTGGGATCCCCAGGTGCCGGTGCTCGCCGGCGCCGGTTGTCAGGTCATCCGCTGCGATTTCCCGGGGTTCGGGGAGACACCCATGCCGACGGAATCCCAGAACGAGGCCGACGACGTCAGCGAACTGCTGGACCGGCTCGACGTCGGGGCCACCGCGGTGATCGCCGCCTCCGGCGGCGGGCAGGTCGGTCTGGAGTTCGCGTCGCGGTGGCCGGCCCGCGTCACCTCGCTGATCCTGCTGTGCACGGCCTGGGGCGGTCACGAGCGGGGACCGGAGCTGCGGGCCTTCGGCGCCCGCGAGGACGAGCTGCTCGAGGCAGGCGACGTGGCCGCGGCGGTGGAGCTCAACGTGGAGACCTGGGTGGGCCCGGCCGCGGACGAGGCAACCCGCGACCGGGTACGCGTGATGCAGCGGCACGCGTTCGAGGTGCAGTTGGCAGCGGTGGACGTGCCGCCGTCGATCGGGCACGAGACCGAGCTGAAAGCCATCACCGCACCCACGCTGCTCGTGTCCGGTGCCCACGACCTGCCCGACTTCCGGCAGACCGCGGCCGAGCTGGCCGGGCTGCTGCCCGGCTCGCAGCACGTCGAGCTGGACTGGGCCGGTCACCTGCCCAGCCTGGAACGTCCCGACCTGGTCAACCCGCTGCTGCTCTCCTTCCTGAGGGACAGGCCCTAA
- a CDS encoding helix-turn-helix domain-containing protein gives MGDGGTARLLREIRKRKGSTLRTAADDLGITPSHLSRLERGEKSPSAELMIKVAGYYRINPDLVALEQGRIPEDIVEILQENPFILDRLRAEFGKPEAQ, from the coding sequence ATGGGAGACGGTGGCACCGCACGACTGCTGCGAGAGATCCGGAAGCGAAAAGGGTCGACGCTGCGCACCGCCGCCGACGATCTTGGTATCACACCAAGCCATCTCTCTAGACTGGAACGCGGAGAGAAGTCCCCGTCAGCAGAGTTGATGATCAAGGTGGCTGGCTACTACAGGATTAATCCAGACTTAGTGGCTCTAGAGCAGGGCCGCATTCCTGAGGACATTGTGGAAATCCTTCAGGAAAACCCATTTATTCTGGATAGGCTTCGTGCCGAGTTTGGGAAACCGGAGGCTCAGTGA
- a CDS encoding AfsR/SARP family transcriptional regulator, whose protein sequence is MVAFGVLGPVRAETALGPVALKGPRHRAVLARLLIARGRVVPVDTLIDDLWEEPPPGAVGAIRTFVADLRRALEPDRPPRQPARVLITAAPGYALQAEDVDAWRFETAVDESADLLATGQAKAALAGLDEALARWRGPAYAEWADRHWARAEIDRLDELRILAVERRAEALLGLGRAADAVSGLQAHAESHPLREDAWHLLITALYRAGRQADALAALRRVRDTLVDELGVDPGPRLRQLETDILGQAAHLNPPAAPRPEPPPLIGRDDELDRLLQAAGQVVSDGRPQLALVSGDAGAGKTTLAEALQHRLGWTVVWGHAPEYDGAPVAWPWPSADQPGGDPATARFRLRQAAVARVTALAAGGPVLLVADDLHRADEATLDLLAALTAEPWPLLVLGTFRATEISPALTAALARFARAEPVRIQLGGLDEAATGALARTVSGREIDAPTARLIHRRSGGNPFFVRELARLHEGDGDALQQVPAGVRDVIRHRLARLPDPAQTVLQQAAVLGQDIDPEVLAALAGPGTPLLDALDAALRAGFLTEDGPGGQPRFTHLLVRDTLYDDLSALRRAHWHARAASALERLRPDDVAALAHHFGLAGGSTAPQAARYARAAAELAERGSRPHDAARLWRQALDSAAAGRQRLAAVMGLGRALAVTGHLHEARQLRDEAITTAEQLDDPELTAEVLAAFVVPATWTRNDDEVLSARIVAAAEHALPAVRGAQRSRLLSTLALELRGDRTGRGDRAAREAEALAREDGDPVLLAFALNARFMHTFRRTGLARERAAIGAELAEVAAKHDLATFEVLGRLILMQAHSALGDLAAADAHAAAADQLADRYDLPVVGVLTTWYAALRLAVTGDPGAARAYREADGRLAAEDMPGMADGLLALALLSVAADGWADGDFGPYEPWVRPLILISRGRPVEAAEALRQAPESPHDLLREARLCLLARAAEHLDDKIILAELREQLSPAAGELAGAGTGAVTLGPVDDHLSGQPGPPNSHRRTHPTSQ, encoded by the coding sequence ATGGTCGCCTTCGGCGTTCTCGGACCCGTGCGCGCGGAGACCGCGCTCGGGCCCGTCGCGCTCAAGGGGCCGCGGCACCGTGCGGTGCTGGCCCGTCTGCTGATCGCCCGCGGCCGGGTCGTGCCGGTCGACACGCTGATCGACGACCTGTGGGAAGAGCCGCCGCCGGGTGCGGTCGGTGCCATCCGCACCTTCGTCGCCGACCTGCGCCGCGCCCTGGAACCCGACCGGCCGCCGCGGCAGCCCGCCCGGGTGCTGATCACCGCGGCACCCGGGTACGCATTGCAGGCCGAGGACGTGGACGCGTGGCGCTTCGAAACAGCCGTCGACGAGTCCGCGGATCTGCTCGCCACCGGCCAGGCCAAGGCGGCGCTGGCCGGGCTGGACGAGGCGCTTGCCCGGTGGCGCGGACCCGCGTACGCGGAATGGGCCGATCGGCACTGGGCCCGCGCGGAGATCGACCGGCTCGACGAGCTGCGGATACTCGCCGTGGAACGCCGGGCCGAGGCGCTGCTCGGCCTCGGCCGCGCCGCCGACGCCGTCTCCGGTCTGCAGGCGCACGCCGAGTCGCACCCGCTGCGCGAGGACGCCTGGCACCTGCTGATCACCGCGCTCTACCGGGCGGGCCGGCAGGCCGACGCGCTGGCCGCGCTGCGCCGGGTCCGCGACACCCTCGTCGACGAGCTCGGGGTGGATCCCGGGCCGCGGCTGCGGCAGCTGGAGACCGACATCCTCGGCCAGGCCGCCCACCTGAACCCACCGGCGGCGCCCCGGCCCGAGCCTCCGCCGCTGATCGGGCGCGACGACGAGCTCGACCGGCTGCTGCAGGCGGCCGGCCAGGTCGTCTCGGACGGACGGCCCCAACTCGCACTTGTCTCCGGTGACGCGGGTGCGGGCAAGACGACGCTGGCCGAGGCTCTGCAGCACCGCCTGGGCTGGACCGTGGTGTGGGGTCACGCCCCCGAGTACGACGGAGCGCCGGTCGCCTGGCCCTGGCCGTCGGCCGACCAGCCGGGTGGTGATCCGGCCACGGCCCGCTTCCGGCTGCGGCAGGCCGCCGTCGCCCGGGTGACCGCGCTCGCGGCCGGTGGACCGGTGCTGCTGGTCGCCGACGACCTGCACCGCGCCGACGAGGCCACCCTCGACCTGCTCGCCGCGCTGACCGCCGAGCCGTGGCCGCTGCTGGTCCTCGGCACCTTCCGGGCGACCGAAATCAGCCCTGCGCTGACGGCGGCGCTGGCGCGGTTCGCGCGTGCCGAGCCCGTGCGGATCCAGCTGGGCGGGCTCGACGAGGCTGCTACGGGGGCTCTTGCGCGTACCGTGTCGGGCCGGGAGATCGATGCACCGACCGCGCGGCTGATCCATCGCCGCAGCGGCGGAAATCCGTTTTTTGTCCGTGAACTGGCCCGGCTCCACGAGGGCGACGGCGACGCGTTGCAGCAGGTCCCGGCCGGTGTGCGCGACGTCATCCGGCACCGGCTGGCCCGGCTGCCGGACCCGGCCCAGACCGTGCTGCAGCAGGCCGCGGTGCTCGGCCAGGACATCGACCCGGAGGTGCTGGCCGCGCTGGCCGGGCCGGGGACGCCGCTGCTCGACGCCCTCGACGCCGCCCTGCGGGCAGGCTTCCTGACGGAGGACGGCCCGGGCGGTCAGCCCCGCTTCACCCACCTCCTGGTACGCGACACGCTCTACGACGATCTGTCCGCGCTGCGCCGTGCACACTGGCACGCCCGGGCGGCGTCGGCTCTCGAACGGCTGCGACCGGACGACGTCGCCGCGCTGGCCCATCACTTCGGTCTCGCGGGCGGGTCCACCGCTCCGCAGGCCGCCAGATATGCGCGGGCCGCCGCCGAGCTGGCCGAACGCGGATCACGACCGCACGACGCGGCACGGCTCTGGCGCCAGGCACTCGACTCCGCCGCCGCCGGACGGCAACGACTGGCCGCGGTCATGGGTCTCGGCCGGGCGCTGGCGGTCACCGGGCACCTCCACGAGGCCCGGCAGCTGCGGGACGAGGCGATCACCACCGCCGAGCAGCTGGACGATCCGGAGCTGACCGCGGAGGTCCTGGCCGCCTTTGTCGTCCCGGCCACCTGGACCCGCAACGACGACGAAGTCCTGTCCGCGCGCATCGTCGCCGCCGCCGAACACGCGCTGCCCGCGGTGCGGGGCGCTCAGCGCAGCCGCCTGCTCAGCACCCTCGCGCTCGAGCTGCGCGGTGACCGTACCGGCCGGGGTGACCGGGCCGCCCGCGAGGCCGAGGCGCTGGCCCGCGAGGACGGCGACCCGGTCCTGCTGGCGTTTGCGCTCAACGCGCGGTTCATGCACACGTTCCGGCGTACCGGGCTGGCGCGCGAGCGGGCCGCGATCGGCGCCGAACTGGCCGAGGTGGCCGCGAAGCACGATCTCGCCACGTTCGAGGTGCTGGGCCGGCTGATCCTGATGCAGGCGCACAGCGCGCTGGGTGACCTGGCTGCCGCCGACGCCCACGCCGCGGCCGCGGATCAGCTGGCCGACCGCTACGACCTGCCCGTCGTCGGTGTGCTCACCACCTGGTACGCCGCTCTGCGCCTGGCCGTCACGGGTGATCCCGGCGCCGCCCGGGCCTACCGCGAGGCGGACGGACGTCTCGCCGCCGAGGACATGCCCGGCATGGCCGACGGGCTGCTCGCGCTCGCACTGCTGTCGGTGGCGGCGGACGGCTGGGCGGATGGCGACTTCGGCCCGTACGAGCCCTGGGTCCGGCCGTTGATCTTGATCTCGCGGGGTCGTCCCGTGGAGGCGGCCGAAGCTCTGCGGCAGGCCCCGGAGTCACCCCACGATCTGCTCCGGGAAGCACGGCTCTGCCTCCTGGCCCGCGCGGCCGAGCACCTGGACGACAAGATCATCCTGGCCGAGCTCCGCGAGCAGCTCAGCCCGGCCGCCGGAGAGCTGGCCGGCGCCGGAACCGGTGCCGTGACCTTGGGGCCCGTCGACGACCATCTCTCCGGCCAGCCGGGCCCGCCGAACAGCCATCGACGCACCCACCCAACGTCGCAATAA
- a CDS encoding NAD(P)/FAD-dependent oxidoreductase, whose product MASRALADAVPEPYWLGQAGAPAAAEPLHGVETADLVVVGAGYSGLWTALLAKERDPGRDVIVVEAGTAGWAASGRNGGFCSASLTHGFDNGLSRFPDEMDTLERLGRRNLDEIEAAVARYRIKCDFSRTGELNVATADWQLRELTASHDEAVARGLDVQLLDRDEVRAEVDSPTYLGGVWDRTGCAMIDPARLVWGLRQACLDLGVRLFENSPVDRITTTRAGLRLHTWRGRIDAAHVALATGAHAGLLRRLHHYVVPIYDYALMTEPLTADQVGALGWRNRQGVGDGGNQFHYYRLTEDNRILWGGYDAIYYRGGRISPERDQREATFEVLADHFADTFPQLEDVRFTHKWGGVIDTCSRFSSFFGTAYSGRLAYAAGYTGLGVGATRFGANVMLDLLAGEQTELTELKMVRRKPIPFPPEPVRAGVIELTRWSIARADRHEGRRNVWLRTLDKVGLGFDS is encoded by the coding sequence ATGGCGAGCCGGGCGCTCGCCGACGCGGTTCCCGAGCCGTACTGGCTGGGGCAGGCGGGCGCGCCGGCCGCCGCGGAGCCGCTGCACGGCGTCGAGACCGCGGACCTCGTGGTGGTCGGCGCCGGGTACAGCGGGCTGTGGACGGCGCTGCTCGCCAAGGAACGCGATCCCGGCCGCGACGTGATCGTGGTCGAGGCGGGCACGGCCGGGTGGGCGGCGTCCGGGCGCAACGGCGGCTTCTGCTCGGCCAGCCTCACCCACGGGTTCGACAACGGGCTGAGCCGCTTCCCCGACGAGATGGACACCCTCGAACGCCTCGGGCGGCGCAACCTCGACGAGATCGAAGCGGCCGTCGCGCGCTACCGGATCAAGTGCGACTTCTCGCGTACGGGTGAGTTGAACGTCGCCACGGCCGACTGGCAGTTGCGGGAGCTGACCGCCTCGCACGACGAGGCAGTGGCCCGCGGTCTGGACGTGCAGCTGCTGGACCGTGACGAGGTCCGCGCCGAGGTCGACTCCCCCACCTATCTCGGCGGCGTCTGGGACCGCACCGGCTGCGCGATGATCGACCCGGCCCGCCTGGTCTGGGGTCTGCGGCAGGCCTGCCTCGACCTGGGCGTCCGCCTCTTCGAGAATTCCCCGGTCGACCGGATCACCACCACGCGGGCCGGGCTGCGCCTGCACACCTGGCGCGGCAGGATCGACGCGGCGCACGTCGCGCTGGCCACGGGTGCGCACGCCGGTCTGTTGCGGCGGCTGCACCACTACGTCGTCCCGATCTACGACTACGCGCTGATGACCGAACCGCTGACCGCCGACCAGGTCGGCGCGCTCGGCTGGCGCAACCGCCAGGGTGTCGGCGACGGCGGCAACCAGTTCCACTACTACCGGCTCACCGAGGACAACCGCATCCTGTGGGGCGGCTACGACGCCATCTACTACCGCGGCGGCCGCATCAGCCCCGAACGCGATCAGCGCGAGGCGACCTTCGAAGTGCTGGCCGACCATTTCGCGGACACGTTCCCGCAGCTCGAGGACGTGCGCTTCACGCACAAGTGGGGTGGGGTCATCGACACGTGCAGCCGTTTCAGCAGCTTCTTCGGTACGGCGTACAGCGGGCGTCTCGCGTACGCGGCGGGCTACACGGGTCTCGGTGTGGGTGCGACCCGCTTCGGCGCGAACGTGATGCTGGATCTCCTCGCGGGTGAGCAGACCGAGCTCACCGAGCTGAAGATGGTCCGGCGCAAGCCGATCCCGTTCCCGCCCGAGCCGGTACGCGCGGGTGTCATCGAGCTGACCCGCTGGTCGATCGCCCGCGCGGACCGCCACGAGGGCCGCCGCAACGTCTGGCTCCGCACCCTCGACAAAGTTGGTCTCGGCTTCGACTCGTAA
- a CDS encoding patatin-like phospholipase family protein, with amino-acid sequence MQRALVLGGGGSTGVAWETGLIAGLAELGVDLSTADMFVGTSAGAIVTAQLSTGVPIAELFAGQTSAVIAEELTGSLGVGGILRFMVTGAWWGDHQRGRAWLGRAALRASTPPEAERRPIIEQRLPVHDWPSRPLRLTAVDAESGEFVTFDAGSGVPLVDAVAASCAVPTVWAPVTINGRRYVDGGVRSLANVDAAAGCDRLVVLSPRIAALRRGDRPDAQAATLGVPHVVISADRTAQATMGANPMNPAYRVPAARAGFEQAARVVDQVRGVWAS; translated from the coding sequence ATGCAGAGAGCACTGGTTCTGGGCGGTGGCGGATCAACCGGGGTGGCGTGGGAGACGGGCCTGATCGCCGGGCTCGCGGAGCTCGGCGTCGACCTGTCCACCGCGGACATGTTCGTCGGCACGTCGGCCGGGGCGATCGTCACCGCGCAACTCAGCACGGGCGTGCCGATCGCCGAACTCTTCGCGGGCCAGACCTCCGCGGTGATCGCCGAGGAGCTGACCGGCAGTTTAGGCGTCGGCGGGATCCTGCGGTTCATGGTCACCGGCGCCTGGTGGGGCGACCACCAGCGCGGACGTGCCTGGCTCGGCCGCGCGGCGCTGCGGGCGAGCACACCCCCCGAGGCCGAACGGCGGCCGATCATCGAGCAGCGGCTGCCGGTCCACGACTGGCCGTCCCGGCCGCTGCGGCTGACCGCGGTCGACGCGGAGTCCGGCGAGTTCGTCACCTTCGACGCCGGCAGCGGGGTGCCCCTGGTGGACGCGGTCGCCGCGAGCTGCGCGGTGCCGACGGTGTGGGCGCCGGTCACCATCAACGGCCGGCGCTACGTCGACGGGGGCGTCCGCTCGCTGGCCAACGTCGACGCCGCCGCGGGCTGCGACCGCCTGGTCGTCCTGTCACCGCGGATCGCCGCCCTTCGCCGTGGCGACCGCCCGGACGCCCAGGCCGCGACCCTCGGTGTCCCGCACGTCGTGATCAGCGCCGACCGGACGGCCCAGGCCACCATGGGCGCCAACCCGATGAACCCGGCCTACCGCGTGCCGGCGGCCCGGGCCGGCTTCGAGCAGGCGGCACGTGTCGTGGATCAGGTTCGCGGGGTCTGGGCGAGCTAA
- a CDS encoding MHYT domain-containing protein produces MAQIHHFEHGWITPTVSYVLSVLGSLLGLVCASRLRSAPSAGWRTWWLALAAVAIGGTGIWTMHFVAMLGFSVVGLPIRYDVGITALSAVIAIVAVAIGLFIVARGTKALGVRFVIGGLFAGLGVAAMHFTGMYAMQLDGTIDYMTSRVVAAVVIAVVAATVALWLAMTVQRPLAIVVSALVMGVAVNGMHFTGMSAMSVHQAPTAGTLSGASAGTLLIPIGLAVIFGVLGLVYALMAAPTEEDRAAAAYLESRRTAAQATPPAAPAAGWQPSQRTQTPPQQPPSQPIPGQRANGQRMPSTSAAWTFRDRAKK; encoded by the coding sequence ATGGCGCAGATCCATCACTTCGAACACGGCTGGATCACTCCGACCGTGAGTTACGTGCTGTCCGTCCTCGGGTCACTGCTCGGGCTGGTCTGCGCGTCACGCCTGCGGTCCGCACCCAGCGCCGGCTGGCGCACCTGGTGGCTCGCCCTCGCCGCGGTGGCGATCGGTGGCACCGGCATCTGGACGATGCACTTCGTCGCGATGCTCGGCTTCAGCGTGGTCGGCCTCCCGATCCGCTACGACGTCGGCATCACCGCCCTCAGCGCGGTCATCGCGATCGTCGCCGTCGCCATCGGCCTGTTCATCGTCGCCCGCGGCACCAAAGCCCTCGGCGTCCGCTTTGTCATCGGCGGCCTCTTCGCCGGCCTCGGCGTCGCCGCCATGCACTTCACCGGCATGTACGCCATGCAGCTCGACGGCACCATCGACTACATGACCAGCCGCGTCGTCGCCGCCGTCGTCATCGCCGTGGTGGCGGCCACGGTCGCCCTGTGGCTCGCCATGACCGTCCAGCGGCCGCTGGCCATCGTCGTGTCGGCCCTGGTCATGGGGGTCGCGGTCAACGGCATGCACTTCACCGGCATGTCCGCCATGTCCGTGCACCAGGCCCCGACGGCCGGCACCCTCTCGGGCGCGAGCGCCGGCACGCTGCTCATCCCCATCGGCCTCGCGGTCATCTTCGGCGTCCTGGGCCTCGTCTACGCCCTGATGGCCGCCCCGACCGAGGAGGACCGGGCCGCCGCGGCCTACCTGGAATCCCGCCGGACCGCCGCGCAGGCCACACCGCCGGCCGCACCCGCCGCGGGCTGGCAGCCGTCACAGCGCACCCAGACCCCGCCGCAGCAGCCGCCGTCCCAGCCGATCCCCGGCCAGCGCGCCAACGGTCAGCGGATGCCCTCGACCAGCGCCGCCTGGACGTTCCGGGACCGCGCCAAGAAGTAG
- a CDS encoding protein kinase domain-containing protein yields the protein MYLGLQFGHYLVKDFINNGGFGMVFEAEDTRNARVVAIKILKLNPDRGTLAEFDNEDELLFKLRGSSNVIARIDAGTGKIPLTQTPSFMPIELDVHYIVMELAQACLEDLLAYRDILGWQERIRLFRGLVKGMHQMHLKEVVHRDLKAGNCLVVWQGRGHTETKVSDLGRSRDLKNPPKHHALEYLAGRGDLRFAPPELLWMQGFDNPRVWMQADLYGLGSVLFELATGQGITGVALGSGPDHCHRISKMPPNLRRAHFESQIGDMRGRYELAFDMFKAELPKSIANQMTELVRQLCDPDPSKRVPRVIAKSQTERPGLQWLLRRVDILARMLRNAEAQEEKNRRRKESKP from the coding sequence ATGTATCTAGGGCTGCAGTTTGGCCACTACCTCGTTAAGGATTTCATCAACAACGGCGGCTTCGGAATGGTATTTGAAGCCGAAGACACCCGTAACGCGCGAGTTGTTGCCATTAAAATTCTCAAGTTGAATCCCGATCGCGGCACGCTGGCGGAATTTGACAACGAGGATGAACTGCTGTTCAAACTTCGTGGCAGTTCAAATGTAATCGCAAGAATCGATGCCGGCACCGGCAAAATCCCCTTAACCCAAACACCAAGTTTCATGCCGATAGAGCTTGATGTTCACTACATCGTAATGGAATTAGCGCAGGCCTGCCTCGAAGACCTTCTCGCATATAGAGATATTCTCGGTTGGCAGGAGCGCATTCGCCTCTTTCGAGGCTTGGTGAAGGGTATGCATCAAATGCACCTCAAGGAGGTGGTACACAGAGATCTGAAAGCCGGGAACTGTCTAGTCGTATGGCAGGGCCGAGGGCATACAGAAACCAAAGTATCCGATCTTGGGAGGTCTAGGGATCTCAAGAACCCTCCTAAACACCATGCGCTGGAATATTTGGCCGGCCGGGGAGACTTGCGTTTTGCTCCGCCGGAGCTGCTTTGGATGCAAGGCTTCGACAATCCGAGGGTTTGGATGCAAGCCGATCTTTATGGATTGGGTTCGGTCCTCTTTGAGCTCGCAACGGGCCAGGGTATCACCGGGGTTGCTCTAGGTTCCGGTCCTGATCATTGCCACCGCATAAGCAAGATGCCGCCAAATCTCAGACGTGCCCACTTCGAGAGTCAGATAGGTGACATGCGCGGTCGCTATGAGCTGGCTTTCGATATGTTCAAAGCCGAGCTTCCCAAAAGCATAGCGAACCAAATGACGGAGTTAGTACGCCAACTTTGCGACCCAGATCCGTCCAAGCGCGTTCCGCGTGTAATTGCCAAGTCCCAAACCGAAAGACCGGGTTTGCAATGGCTTCTCCGGCGGGTTGACATTTTAGCGCGAATGCTTCGCAA